One window of the Chryseotalea sp. WA131a genome contains the following:
- a CDS encoding GIY-YIG nuclease family protein: MITIQELLFNRGLDRQSRIKLVRHKDSRIDLYNAYRTKREIFLKYQQQQAKEVFNGVDYIVSFIGEEGLLSRFVGVYKVLRCRHLPKVQVSVIDTPYNIEYDFEEILNFDDLKERVIVKWSNAISWHQWIKNEMEVIEIHPGLHYKHFTDYSDFILNFNELKEIVTNGYNDWKRMLSGAKGIYLISDSKTGKLYVGSAYGEEGIWGRWNSYVSTNGHGGNKQLKELILKKDGYAENFQFSILMILPKTITADQAIEKERLFKNKLGTNSFGLNSN, from the coding sequence ATGATAACAATTCAGGAGTTATTGTTCAATCGCGGACTCGACAGACAATCAAGAATCAAACTTGTAAGACATAAAGATTCAAGAATTGACCTCTATAACGCTTACAGAACAAAACGAGAAATATTCTTAAAGTACCAACAGCAACAAGCTAAAGAAGTCTTTAATGGTGTTGACTACATAGTTTCTTTTATTGGAGAAGAAGGACTTCTTTCAAGGTTTGTAGGAGTCTATAAAGTTTTACGCTGCCGACATCTACCAAAAGTGCAAGTGAGTGTTATTGACACTCCTTATAACATTGAATACGACTTCGAAGAAATACTAAATTTCGATGATTTAAAAGAAAGAGTTATCGTAAAATGGAGCAATGCTATTTCTTGGCATCAGTGGATTAAAAACGAAATGGAAGTTATTGAAATACACCCGGGACTTCACTACAAGCATTTCACTGACTACTCTGACTTCATTTTGAACTTCAATGAGCTAAAAGAAATTGTCACAAACGGGTACAACGACTGGAAAAGAATGCTTTCTGGAGCAAAAGGAATATACCTAATAAGTGACTCGAAGACTGGTAAACTTTACGTTGGGTCAGCTTACGGAGAAGAGGGTATTTGGGGACGATGGAATTCCTATGTTTCGACAAACGGACATGGTGGAAACAAGCAATTGAAAGAATTGATTCTAAAGAAAGACGGCTATGCCGAGAACTTTCAGTTTTCAATTTTAATGATTTTACCAAAGACAATAACGGCAGACCAAGCAATTGAGAAAGAACGACTTTTTAAAAATAAATTGGGGACAAACTCATTTGGACTAAACAGTAACTAG
- a CDS encoding ABC transporter permease, producing MIANNIKIVFRQLTRNKSFSLINLIGLITGLTVCLFITQFVWFEYSFEQFNKNADRTYRVNLYNTSNGVFEEISKGTVSGLAYAIKQTLPDIEAVGRLSSKEGAVVSNPIEKIRNFESRIVFADPSIVDVLAINVLSGDNLKVLKTAQSIIISKSIASKYFGNADAVGKSLEIGFPGANIEMRLYVVDGVFEDIPANANQQFDIVLPPKNEQEWNENWAWSNVTTYLRLNPNSSPERLREGLAKIVKQYHQDDTGDKYLLEPIGDIRLHALDGSGKATMVNFFLGLGLVVLMLAWFNYISLSTARLLESMKEVGIRKLIGASRKQLIFRFLTESFVFNTISFLCAILLFVIVWPLAATYFKIPSSELILEIPQVYLFLLAALVAGVVMSGLYPAIFLSSFKPLQSIKGKLNEFTERSTLRKVLVVTQLTVSLILITAIFAIQKQIDFIRSQSLGISLEQTLIIDSPVLTDATTVNKYEPFKNEVLRLPSVNGVTYASSFPGSEIDWHRADITLNEENAPYRYSSRIVSIGTEFLGVFNLALLTGRNFNPDLESDRKAMLINEEATKMFGFKGVEDAIGKIIFIGSRRFEVIGVIKNYHVRSLQHQLQPLLYMQGYPKNPAYAIKLAGQNFTSTISTIEKQWRETYPDNIFSYYFLDEKFDMQYTTVKQIGMIVGVLTFLAVVVSFLGLFGLSLYTVNRKTKEIGIRKVLGASSFSIVSLLSKDYVKLVIIGCAIGLPVGYEMIKKWLQTYAYQMPINASLFLVPVLILVLLTTLTISVKTVKSASTNPIDSLRYE from the coding sequence ATGATTGCTAATAATATCAAAATTGTTTTTCGTCAGCTGACAAGAAACAAATCATTCTCACTTATAAATCTTATTGGATTAATTACAGGACTAACAGTTTGTTTATTTATCACTCAATTTGTTTGGTTCGAGTACAGCTTTGAACAATTTAATAAGAATGCGGACAGAACATACCGTGTAAATCTCTACAATACCTCTAATGGCGTTTTTGAAGAAATTTCAAAGGGAACGGTATCGGGACTGGCTTATGCTATTAAACAAACACTTCCGGATATTGAGGCAGTTGGGCGACTTAGTTCAAAAGAAGGAGCCGTTGTGTCTAACCCTATTGAGAAGATAAGAAATTTCGAGAGTCGTATTGTCTTTGCTGACCCCTCAATTGTTGACGTTTTGGCAATCAATGTTCTTTCTGGTGATAATCTCAAAGTTCTCAAAACTGCTCAATCCATTATTATATCGAAGTCCATCGCAAGTAAATATTTTGGCAACGCTGATGCTGTCGGCAAATCTCTTGAGATTGGTTTCCCTGGTGCTAATATTGAAATGCGGCTATATGTTGTAGATGGCGTTTTTGAAGATATCCCAGCAAACGCTAATCAGCAGTTTGACATTGTATTGCCACCTAAAAACGAACAAGAATGGAATGAGAACTGGGCTTGGAGCAACGTAACTACATATCTGCGCTTGAATCCCAATTCTAGTCCTGAACGCCTAAGGGAAGGACTGGCAAAAATTGTAAAACAATATCATCAAGACGATACTGGCGACAAGTATTTATTAGAGCCCATTGGTGACATCCGCTTGCACGCTTTGGATGGAAGTGGCAAAGCAACAATGGTAAATTTCTTTCTTGGATTAGGTTTGGTTGTTTTGATGTTGGCATGGTTCAACTACATAAGCCTTTCTACTGCTAGACTTTTGGAAAGCATGAAGGAGGTGGGCATTCGTAAACTTATCGGAGCCAGTAGGAAGCAACTGATTTTCCGATTCCTTACTGAATCATTTGTCTTTAATACAATTTCGTTTTTGTGTGCGATTTTGTTGTTCGTGATTGTTTGGCCACTGGCAGCGACTTACTTCAAGATACCATCTTCCGAATTAATTCTAGAGATACCGCAGGTTTACTTGTTTCTATTGGCCGCATTGGTAGCTGGAGTTGTGATGTCAGGGCTGTACCCAGCTATTTTTCTTTCGTCATTTAAACCGCTTCAATCTATAAAGGGAAAACTCAACGAATTCACTGAACGCTCAACACTAAGAAAAGTGTTGGTAGTAACTCAACTCACCGTATCGTTAATACTGATTACAGCAATTTTTGCTATTCAAAAGCAAATTGACTTTATCCGGAGTCAAAGTCTCGGAATCTCATTGGAGCAAACTTTAATTATAGATTCGCCCGTACTAACGGATGCAACAACGGTCAATAAATACGAGCCGTTTAAAAACGAAGTTCTTCGATTACCCTCGGTGAATGGCGTTACATATGCCTCAAGTTTTCCCGGGTCTGAAATTGATTGGCATAGAGCTGATATTACATTGAATGAGGAGAATGCTCCTTACCGTTATAGTAGTCGTATAGTAAGCATAGGGACTGAGTTTCTGGGCGTTTTTAATTTGGCGTTGTTGACTGGGCGAAACTTCAATCCAGACCTTGAAAGCGATAGGAAAGCAATGTTGATTAATGAAGAGGCTACCAAAATGTTTGGATTTAAGGGAGTAGAAGATGCTATAGGAAAAATTATCTTTATTGGAAGCAGACGATTTGAAGTCATCGGAGTAATAAAAAATTATCACGTTAGATCGCTACAGCATCAGCTTCAGCCTCTATTATATATGCAGGGTTATCCCAAAAATCCAGCTTATGCGATCAAACTTGCTGGTCAGAATTTTACAAGTACAATCTCAACTATTGAAAAACAATGGAGAGAAACTTATCCGGACAACATATTCAGTTATTATTTCTTAGATGAAAAATTTGACATGCAGTACACAACGGTCAAGCAAATTGGAATGATAGTAGGCGTATTAACATTTCTGGCTGTTGTTGTTTCATTTTTGGGTTTGTTCGGATTGTCATTGTATACCGTTAACCGTAAAACCAAAGAGATTGGAATAAGAAAGGTACTTGGAGCCTCTTCATTTAGTATTGTTTCACTTCTATCAAAAGACTATGTCAAGTTGGTAATAATTGGATGTGCCATTGGACTTCCTGTAGGCTATGAAATGATTAAAAAATGGCTGCAGACATATGCGTATCAAATGCCTATAAATGCATCACTGTTTTTAGTTCCAGTTTTGATCCTTGTACTGCTGACGACTCTGACAATAAGTGTAAAGACAGTAAAATCTGCAAGCACAAATCCGATCGACAGTTTGAGATATGAATAG
- a CDS encoding NUDIX domain-containing protein, translating to MKYCTKCGKILTKKVIDQKERLCCIDNSCGFIYWNNPIPVVGIVVETDKGIVLAHNKLAPKGIFSIITGFLEADETPELASQRETKEELGLDTIETNFLGVFPFPKANQIVIAYHITAKGQIELNEELDEYKIVQKAELLDYSKNNKFEVQEWLNKLNVLA from the coding sequence ATGAAATACTGTACAAAATGTGGTAAGATACTTACCAAAAAAGTAATTGACCAAAAAGAACGACTTTGTTGCATTGACAATAGTTGTGGATTTATTTATTGGAATAATCCAATACCAGTTGTTGGAATTGTTGTTGAAACAGACAAAGGAATTGTTTTAGCTCACAATAAGCTAGCACCAAAAGGAATTTTTTCAATTATTACAGGCTTTTTAGAAGCAGACGAAACACCAGAATTAGCCTCTCAACGAGAAACAAAAGAAGAACTTGGACTTGACACAATTGAAACAAATTTTCTTGGTGTATTCCCTTTTCCGAAAGCAAACCAAATTGTAATAGCTTATCACATTACTGCAAAAGGACAAATAGAATTAAACGAAGAACTTGACGAATATAAAATCGTACAGAAGGCTGAACTTCTTGACTATTCAAAAAACAATAAATTTGAAGTTCAAGAATGGTTAAACAAACTCAACGTATTAGCATAA
- a CDS encoding DUF1569 domain-containing protein — MTEEQITILFQRIEKITNEQKASFGLMTANQMICHCTDQLRIALGTKTLGEQGTVDPLEIINLAKTGRPVPTPKGLGQVEGDGTTPTDLENDKQILKKHITGFSKLPDDFDYPLHPYFGKIDKTRWTNLVVYHLNHHLGQFNA, encoded by the coding sequence ATGACAGAAGAGCAAATTACTATACTTTTTCAACGTATTGAAAAAATAACTAATGAGCAGAAAGCATCATTTGGACTTATGACAGCTAATCAAATGATTTGTCATTGCACTGACCAGTTACGCATTGCTTTGGGGACAAAGACGTTAGGTGAACAAGGCACTGTTGACCCGCTTGAGATTATCAACTTAGCTAAAACTGGACGTCCAGTTCCAACACCAAAAGGACTCGGACAAGTTGAAGGTGACGGAACGACACCGACAGACTTAGAAAACGATAAGCAAATTTTAAAGAAGCATATTACGGGCTTTTCAAAATTACCTGACGACTTTGACTATCCTTTACACCCGTACTTTGGCAAAATTGATAAAACACGATGGACAAACCTGGTTGTCTATCATCTCAACCATCACTTGGGACAATTTAACGCGTGA
- a CDS encoding MBOAT family protein: MLFNSLNFAIFLPIVFILYWFATKGNLRLQNILLLVSSYFFYACWDWRFMFLLIFSTLLDYFTGIKIYEATNRRKKLFWLWLSIGVNLGFLGVFKYYNFFSASFADGLQLLGFKANLGSLQVILPVGISFYTFHGLSYVLDLYKNRIKPERNFIDYSVFVSFFPLLVAGPIERATHLLPQILKKREFDYSKAVDGLRQILWGLFKKIVIADNCAEYANTIFNNSADYSGSTLVLGALFFTFQIYCDFSGYSDIALGTARLFGIDLLRNFAFPYFSRDIAEFWRRWHISLSSWFKDYLYIPLGGSKGGMWMKIRNTFIIFLVSGFWHGANWTFIVWGFLNALYIMPSIVFNTHRNNLDIVARGKYLPTIREFFAIGITFSLTVFAWIFFRAANVTHAFTYISEIFSSSLLTIPHFPGIGKAVPIVFLTSIFLIVEWLGREQQYAIAHLGTKWYKPVRWAMYYCIILVIYFFAGSEQQFIYFQF; this comes from the coding sequence ATGCTTTTTAACTCATTAAACTTTGCAATATTCTTACCGATTGTTTTTATACTTTACTGGTTTGCGACAAAAGGAAATTTAAGACTTCAAAATATTTTACTGCTCGTTTCAAGTTACTTTTTTTATGCTTGTTGGGACTGGCGGTTTATGTTTTTACTTATCTTCTCGACCTTATTAGACTATTTTACTGGCATCAAAATCTACGAGGCTACAAACAGGAGAAAGAAATTATTTTGGTTATGGCTTAGTATTGGTGTAAATTTAGGTTTTCTTGGAGTTTTTAAATATTACAACTTTTTTTCTGCTTCATTTGCCGATGGACTACAACTATTAGGTTTTAAAGCAAATTTAGGTTCATTACAAGTAATATTACCTGTAGGTATTTCTTTTTATACTTTTCATGGTTTATCCTATGTGCTTGACCTTTATAAAAATAGAATAAAACCAGAAAGAAACTTTATTGACTATTCTGTTTTCGTTAGCTTTTTTCCTTTGCTTGTAGCTGGACCAATAGAAAGGGCAACCCATCTTTTACCTCAAATTCTTAAAAAAAGGGAGTTTGATTATTCAAAAGCGGTTGATGGATTACGACAAATATTATGGGGTTTATTCAAGAAAATTGTCATAGCTGACAACTGTGCAGAATATGCAAATACAATTTTCAATAATTCAGCGGATTATTCAGGAAGTACGCTTGTTTTGGGTGCATTATTTTTTACTTTCCAAATCTATTGTGACTTTTCAGGTTACTCTGATATTGCATTAGGTACAGCCCGATTATTTGGAATAGACCTTTTAAGGAACTTTGCTTTTCCATATTTCTCACGAGACATTGCCGAATTTTGGAGACGTTGGCATATTTCGCTATCCTCTTGGTTCAAGGATTACCTCTATATTCCATTAGGTGGCAGTAAAGGCGGAATGTGGATGAAAATTCGGAATACCTTTATCATTTTTCTTGTAAGTGGTTTCTGGCACGGTGCAAATTGGACATTTATTGTTTGGGGCTTTCTAAATGCTCTATATATAATGCCTTCAATTGTATTCAACACACACAGAAACAACCTTGATATTGTGGCAAGAGGTAAATACCTACCAACAATACGAGAGTTTTTTGCTATTGGAATTACTTTTAGCTTAACTGTATTTGCTTGGATTTTCTTTCGTGCTGCCAATGTAACGCATGCTTTTACTTATATCTCTGAAATATTTTCCAGTTCATTGTTGACAATACCCCATTTTCCAGGGATTGGGAAAGCAGTGCCAATAGTTTTTCTGACAAGCATATTTTTAATCGTTGAATGGCTTGGGAGAGAACAACAATATGCAATCGCACATTTAGGAACAAAATGGTATAAACCTGTAAGATGGGCAATGTATTACTGTATTATTTTAGTCATTTACTTCTTTGCAGGTTCAGAACAACAATTTATTTATTTCCAGTTTTAA
- a CDS encoding VOC family protein: MEIKFSYTILYVNDVEKSIAFYEKAFGFTRKFVTPENDYGELLVGETTLSFTSTALAKANLIDGFIESNLTNKPLGIEIAFTTKDVDAVVKSSIEAGATLVVEPKAKPWGQVVAYVRDYDGFLIEICTPMN, translated from the coding sequence ATGGAGATAAAATTTTCTTATACTATCCTCTATGTCAACGATGTAGAAAAATCTATTGCTTTTTATGAAAAAGCATTTGGTTTTACAAGGAAATTTGTAACACCCGAGAACGACTACGGAGAACTTTTAGTTGGAGAAACAACTCTTTCATTTACATCGACAGCACTTGCAAAAGCAAATTTGATAGACGGTTTTATTGAGAGCAATTTGACAAACAAACCATTGGGAATTGAAATTGCCTTTACAACTAAAGATGTCGATGCAGTCGTTAAGTCGTCCATTGAAGCTGGAGCGACACTTGTTGTGGAGCCAAAAGCAAAACCTTGGGGACAGGTCGTTGCTTACGTTAGAGACTATGATGGGTTTTTAATCGAAATTTGCACGCCAATGAATTGA
- a CDS encoding site-specific integrase: MNSIIKFEATQHHGKPVILIRFDYDAGLIARVKKLTGVRWSQSKKAWYVIDSPHYRQKFGLPPLLVGKEVLSYVHPMNQPALIQMAEMLQLKAYSPNTIKTYINEFAQLLHVLKDKDVRSMDGTQIRSYFLYCTNQLKLSENTLHSRLNALKFYFEQVLKRERFFVEIPRPKKPSTLPKVINAKDIKKLLEVTTNLKHNTMLKLCYGMGLRVSEIVNLKVADIDGKSKHALIERAKGKKDRYVNLPISLVEQLRNYYKEYRPKKYLFEGQYGDKYSTRSAQEVFKLALKKANINKAIGIHGLRHSFATHLLESGTDVTFIQQLLGHNNVHTTLRYTHVSQKSLKNIKSPLDNL; this comes from the coding sequence ATGAATAGTATAATTAAATTCGAAGCCACCCAGCACCACGGCAAGCCAGTGATTTTAATACGGTTTGACTATGATGCCGGTTTGATTGCACGTGTAAAAAAATTGACGGGCGTGCGGTGGAGCCAATCGAAAAAAGCCTGGTATGTAATCGATTCGCCCCACTACCGGCAAAAATTCGGTTTGCCCCCGTTGCTAGTGGGCAAGGAAGTGCTGAGTTACGTTCACCCGATGAACCAACCTGCGCTCATTCAAATGGCCGAAATGCTTCAGCTAAAGGCCTATAGCCCCAACACCATCAAAACCTACATTAATGAATTTGCCCAACTGTTGCACGTGCTGAAAGACAAAGATGTGAGAAGCATGGATGGAACTCAGATAAGAAGTTATTTTCTCTATTGCACCAACCAACTAAAACTTTCGGAGAATACGTTGCACAGCCGGCTAAATGCTTTGAAGTTTTACTTTGAACAGGTGCTGAAGCGCGAACGCTTTTTTGTGGAGATACCACGCCCCAAAAAACCGTCCACTTTACCCAAGGTGATTAATGCAAAAGACATCAAGAAACTTTTGGAGGTGACCACCAACCTGAAGCACAACACCATGTTGAAATTGTGCTATGGCATGGGCCTGCGAGTGAGTGAAATCGTAAACCTGAAAGTAGCCGATATAGATGGCAAAAGCAAGCACGCGCTGATTGAGCGGGCGAAGGGGAAAAAAGACCGCTATGTAAATTTACCCATCAGCCTAGTAGAGCAACTGCGAAATTACTATAAGGAATATCGCCCTAAAAAATATTTGTTTGAAGGCCAGTATGGCGACAAGTACAGCACACGCAGCGCGCAAGAGGTTTTTAAATTGGCCTTAAAAAAGGCAAATATCAATAAGGCGATAGGCATCCACGGGCTGCGGCATAGCTTTGCCACGCACCTGCTAGAAAGCGGAACGGACGTAACATTTATCCAGCAATTGCTGGGGCACAATAATGTGCATACTACCCTGCGCTACACCCATGTGAGCCAAAAGAGCCTAAAAAACATAAAAAGCCCACTTGATAACCTGTAA
- a CDS encoding helix-turn-helix transcriptional regulator yields MSYFQFSPDYALTNYIDAYWYAKGDKNELTTEKILPDGCVDIIFNLGENHKADDNGFIMKNEGVYLVGTMTRFKNTITTSETDLLGIRFKPAAFSAFYEFDSLHEVTDQKIELDKEFLPDFQKIMEDSVLSLNQFFLNKLSKPNHNLFQVINDILKHKGQISLQVLALSHFTTIRQLERGFKKHVGISPKEFINLVRYQFAVSTIKSKSANQSLLDIALECGYYDHSHLTNEVKRYTGVLPSQF; encoded by the coding sequence ATGAGTTATTTTCAATTCAGTCCTGACTACGCATTGACGAATTACATTGATGCCTATTGGTATGCCAAGGGGGACAAAAATGAATTAACGACAGAGAAGATTTTGCCAGACGGATGCGTAGACATAATTTTTAATTTGGGTGAAAATCATAAGGCCGATGACAACGGCTTTATAATGAAAAATGAAGGAGTCTATTTGGTAGGTACAATGACTCGTTTCAAGAATACAATTACGACCAGTGAAACAGATCTTCTTGGTATCCGCTTTAAACCTGCTGCCTTTTCTGCTTTCTACGAATTCGATTCGCTTCATGAAGTGACTGACCAAAAAATAGAATTGGACAAAGAGTTCCTGCCTGACTTTCAAAAAATAATGGAAGATTCAGTTCTATCTCTTAATCAATTTTTCTTAAACAAGCTTTCAAAACCAAATCACAACTTGTTTCAAGTTATTAATGATATCCTCAAACACAAAGGACAAATTAGTTTACAAGTGTTAGCGTTGAGTCATTTTACTACTATTCGACAACTTGAAAGAGGATTTAAGAAACATGTCGGGATAAGCCCTAAGGAATTCATCAACTTGGTTCGTTATCAGTTCGCTGTTTCAACAATAAAAAGTAAATCAGCTAATCAAAGTCTATTGGACATAGCTTTGGAGTGTGGGTACTACGACCATTCTCATTTGACTAATGAAGTAAAGCGGTACACGGGAGTATTGCCATCGCAATTTTAA
- a CDS encoding serine hydrolase — protein MTIRLFFLVLIIPIVGNSQNVISGTVVDKTTGTPIELVTIGVVKKGIGTNTNSDGRFRLIFNELDKNDTIRFSMIGYESVFVPVLNFIDKQEVRLDPKTYSLDEVTVRAKKLVPNDIIKKVIENRTRNYDNKPFKLEAYYRDLRNVNGKYDHLIEVALNAYGKGIDNYHQTIELLDTRKIDLIRFAHEENLLNQILRLDYIANNEGFIKLSDFKKSNYKFEDIRLENGKNVYVITSGVFPERKYTFYINEEDYAITRIEMEDWYAERGKLYTGPIDKTHQFRLRRFKVINIYKRFEEKYYPDYLSALWDYDKYNTATKSIYENSSWLRELRVNQIVARNTTKPDPSKLMTKFGAAIDDQMTQYNPDFWKNFNVVPLTTQIIADLEREGAIEEQFIRNGNKARKKKSFKCDKDLSPTEKIICLIENYQNQYDIPGAQLAVSVNGKLEISKAFGYSDLDKKIKATNETPFRIASVSKTLTSVAALKLMEDGKLNLNEAVQTYVPSFPQKKWNINSLELLGNTSGIRHYTDNEDFYRDKQYKSVTESIETFRDDSLLFEPGTSFYYSSYGFNLLGAVIEGASGMNYLDYLQSNIIVPSQMKYTYGARANKKIENESEYYFLKDIQRVKSPEDNLSYKWPSGGIVSTAEDLIKFGTALLNGDILKKETFQLLLTTQTTKTNESTGYSLGWFVDTDSEGEIMIHHSGTAPSYSSHLLIYPKKNIVISYLANTGTDTYFDKDLADQIIEIIESR, from the coding sequence ATGACCATCAGACTATTTTTTCTTGTACTGATTATTCCCATAGTCGGTAACTCTCAAAATGTCATTTCGGGGACTGTTGTAGACAAAACAACTGGTACACCGATAGAATTAGTAACTATTGGAGTTGTCAAAAAAGGAATTGGGACAAATACTAATTCGGACGGACGATTCAGACTCATATTCAATGAGCTTGACAAAAATGATACAATAAGGTTTTCAATGATTGGTTATGAATCCGTATTTGTACCTGTGCTTAATTTTATTGACAAGCAAGAAGTAAGATTAGATCCAAAGACATATTCACTAGACGAAGTTACGGTAAGGGCAAAAAAGTTAGTGCCAAATGACATCATAAAAAAAGTTATTGAAAATAGAACGCGAAATTATGACAACAAACCGTTCAAGCTAGAAGCATACTATCGGGATTTGAGAAATGTAAATGGCAAGTACGATCATTTAATTGAGGTTGCCCTAAATGCGTATGGAAAGGGGATAGATAATTATCATCAGACGATTGAGTTATTGGATACTAGAAAAATTGACCTAATAAGATTTGCTCACGAGGAGAATTTACTTAACCAGATACTCAGACTTGACTACATAGCAAATAATGAAGGGTTTATAAAGCTTTCTGATTTCAAAAAGAGCAATTACAAGTTTGAAGACATTCGACTAGAGAATGGTAAAAATGTATATGTGATAACCTCAGGAGTTTTCCCTGAGAGGAAATATACCTTCTATATCAATGAAGAAGATTATGCAATCACCAGAATAGAGATGGAGGATTGGTATGCTGAGAGAGGAAAGCTATACACAGGACCAATTGATAAAACGCATCAATTTCGACTAAGGCGCTTTAAAGTGATAAATATTTATAAACGCTTTGAGGAAAAATACTACCCCGATTATCTTTCTGCGCTCTGGGACTATGATAAGTACAACACTGCAACAAAATCAATTTATGAAAATAGCAGTTGGTTGCGTGAATTGCGAGTAAATCAGATTGTTGCAAGAAACACAACGAAACCCGATCCTTCAAAACTAATGACAAAGTTTGGAGCAGCCATTGATGATCAAATGACGCAATACAATCCTGACTTCTGGAAGAATTTTAATGTTGTTCCGCTGACTACACAGATAATCGCTGATTTAGAAAGAGAAGGTGCAATTGAAGAACAATTTATTAGAAATGGAAATAAGGCGAGAAAGAAAAAGTCATTCAAGTGTGACAAAGACTTATCGCCTACCGAAAAAATAATTTGCCTAATCGAAAATTATCAGAATCAATATGATATACCTGGTGCTCAACTTGCAGTTTCGGTTAATGGAAAACTTGAAATCTCAAAAGCATTTGGATACTCAGATCTAGACAAAAAAATTAAAGCAACAAATGAAACACCATTTCGAATTGCAAGTGTTTCCAAGACGTTAACTTCTGTTGCGGCTTTGAAACTTATGGAGGACGGGAAATTAAATTTAAATGAGGCTGTACAAACTTATGTTCCCTCATTTCCACAAAAAAAATGGAATATAAACAGCCTTGAACTCTTAGGAAATACAAGTGGAATCAGACATTACACAGACAACGAAGATTTTTATAGGGACAAACAATACAAATCCGTAACTGAATCAATAGAAACATTTAGAGATGATTCCCTTCTTTTTGAACCGGGTACAAGTTTTTACTATTCTTCCTATGGATTCAATTTATTAGGAGCAGTAATTGAAGGAGCTTCTGGAATGAACTACTTGGATTACCTTCAATCAAATATTATAGTTCCTTCTCAAATGAAGTACACGTATGGTGCACGGGCAAATAAGAAAATTGAAAACGAAAGTGAATATTACTTTTTAAAAGATATTCAAAGGGTAAAGAGTCCCGAAGATAATTTAAGTTACAAATGGCCATCAGGAGGAATTGTATCCACGGCAGAGGATTTAATCAAATTTGGGACAGCCCTGCTAAATGGCGACATCCTTAAAAAGGAAACTTTCCAATTACTTCTGACAACTCAGACCACTAAGACCAATGAGAGTACGGGTTATAGTTTAGGCTGGTTTGTCGACACAGATAGCGAAGGCGAAATAATGATCCATCATTCTGGGACAGCTCCGTCATATAGTTCCCATCTGTTAATTTATCCAAAGAAAAATATTGTCATTTCATATTTAGCTAACACGGGGACAGACACTTATTTTGACAAGGACTTAGCTGACCAGATAATTGAAATTATTGAGAGTCGGTAA
- a CDS encoding energy transducer TonB has translation MTQKHLIFTIGLFILSIGAIKAQDSLPINLDSVYSRVDVLPEFPGGMKALGKYVDGKNHYYPEQARKNKIEGKVIIQFIVNADGTSSDFKVIKGIGYGCDEAAVEAFKKMPKWKPATINGQPVKFLTQMAYLYGL, from the coding sequence ATGACACAGAAACATCTTATTTTTACAATTGGACTCTTTATACTTTCAATTGGGGCAATAAAGGCTCAAGATAGTTTGCCAATAAATTTGGACTCAGTTTATTCAAGGGTTGATGTCCTTCCAGAATTTCCGGGAGGAATGAAAGCACTTGGAAAATATGTGGACGGAAAAAATCATTATTACCCTGAACAAGCAAGAAAAAATAAAATTGAGGGTAAGGTAATTATTCAATTCATTGTCAATGCTGACGGAACGTCAAGTGATTTTAAAGTAATTAAAGGGATAGGTTATGGTTGTGATGAAGCGGCTGTTGAAGCATTCAAAAAGATGCCTAAATGGAAACCAGCAACAATCAACGGACAACCTGTTAAATTTTTGACACAAATGGCATATCTATATGGGTTATAA